A section of the Leptospira kobayashii genome encodes:
- a CDS encoding RluA family pseudouridine synthase, translated as MIEYLKARFPYHNEEDWISLVENQNVLINGNPSFPDLILKTGDEISYSPKPNSIREPDINKDYSILAEKENFIVVNKPPNIPVHPAGRYRTNTLLNLLENDRGAKFYPVHRLDRETSGIILFAKTAEFRLVLQRLFEDRLIRKEYITFVYGKFPEKLVSEGYMGKDPDSSIRKKQSLRKESLGDDKPVLTEFSLISYDPKKDISVLLVKPYTGRIHQIRATLFSEGFPVVGDKLYGKRETAFLDFIQTGESDLLNEELGHNRQCLHAYSLSFVDPTTSEENNFHCPLSSDLCHLAADIPSEYVA; from the coding sequence TTGATTGAATATTTAAAGGCAAGGTTTCCCTATCATAACGAAGAGGATTGGATTTCTTTAGTAGAAAATCAGAATGTTCTAATTAATGGAAATCCTTCTTTCCCTGATTTGATTTTAAAAACAGGAGATGAAATTTCCTATTCCCCGAAACCGAATTCCATTCGGGAACCGGATATTAACAAAGATTATAGTATCTTGGCGGAAAAGGAAAACTTTATCGTCGTGAACAAACCTCCCAATATTCCAGTTCATCCTGCGGGAAGATACAGAACCAATACTCTTTTGAATCTTCTGGAAAACGACAGAGGTGCTAAATTTTATCCGGTTCATAGATTGGACCGGGAGACTTCAGGGATCATTTTATTTGCAAAAACCGCTGAGTTTCGACTTGTTTTGCAAAGATTATTCGAAGACAGGTTGATTCGGAAAGAATACATAACCTTTGTTTATGGAAAATTTCCAGAGAAACTGGTGTCGGAAGGATATATGGGAAAAGATCCGGATTCGAGTATCCGCAAAAAACAATCCCTTCGGAAAGAAAGTCTGGGTGACGATAAACCCGTTCTAACCGAATTTTCTCTTATTTCCTATGATCCGAAAAAAGATATCTCCGTTTTATTAGTAAAACCTTATACGGGAAGAATCCACCAAATACGTGCTACATTATTTAGCGAAGGTTTTCCCGTAGTAGGGGACAAACTTTACGGAAAAAGAGAAACTGCGTTTCTTGATTTCATTCAAACGGGCGAGTCCGATCTTTTGAATGAGGAATTGGGACACAACCGCCAATGCCTTCATGCATATTCGTTGTCTTTCGTCGATCCGACTACCAGTGAAGAAAATAATTTTCATTGTCCTCTTTCGTCTGACTTATGTCACTTAGCTGCGGATATTCCGTCCGAATATGTCGCGTAA
- a CDS encoding alpha-hydroxy-acid oxidizing protein has protein sequence MKSVADKSILIIGGGLLQVPIIQTAKTMKLKTIVADMNPQSIGFQIADEKIIMSTKDLEGMVREAKRYSLTKQIHGVITAGTDASMTVAAVASALGLPGIRFVDAEAATNKVKMRQRLKEHGLPIPRFAPVWSLQDAKDALDSLTFPLVMKPADNMGARGVIKVNHKDEIPHAFRHAKKFCPTGELILEEYMEGPELSVDALAFQGQIRMTGIADRIIEREPFFIEIGHNMPSALSKETILEVEKVMSGGMRALGIHLGAGKGDIKVTKKGVMIGEIAARLSGGFMSAFTYPLSTGVNLNRAALLIALGETPDNLEPVLTRVSIERSLLSKPGKLIQISGLEETKKIDGVNEVFLQSKPGDVIKEPTNNIDKSGHVIITADSLSEAELIFEKVKKTILFEVDELFSISEKEINDSARQRFGKDICWVCKVCDGVNCASGIPGMGGVGRMETFQDNYTALQEFQIVPRYIRDHVIPSISTDFLGLPLKMPIMSAPMTGVGTNMNFVMTDADYAQAVVKSFAQNGSIAWLGDGASPEKYKIMIDAITKSNGKGILICKPRADEGLLMERLLEAEAAGVFAVGMDIDAVNFRTMTSKNLSSISRSMESLSKIREKIKIPFVLKGIMSLEDAKLAIDGNFSAIVVSNHGGRVLDGMPGTARVLPKIAEYAKGRIPILADGGIRSGMDVFKMLALGADSVLVGRPVAISLVGGDEAGIRFLLNKYSEELTQSMSVSGASDLSQIAKTMLLHKMNG, from the coding sequence TTGAAATCAGTTGCGGATAAATCCATTCTAATCATTGGTGGAGGGCTATTACAGGTTCCCATCATTCAAACTGCAAAGACTATGAAATTGAAAACGATTGTTGCGGATATGAATCCCCAATCGATCGGATTTCAAATCGCAGATGAAAAGATCATCATGTCTACGAAAGATTTGGAAGGAATGGTCCGTGAGGCGAAAAGATACAGCCTTACCAAACAAATCCACGGAGTGATCACTGCGGGAACCGATGCAAGTATGACTGTTGCAGCGGTCGCTTCCGCATTGGGACTTCCCGGTATCCGTTTCGTGGACGCGGAAGCCGCAACAAACAAAGTGAAGATGAGACAACGTTTGAAAGAACATGGTCTTCCCATTCCCCGATTTGCACCTGTTTGGTCCTTACAGGATGCAAAAGATGCTCTGGATTCTTTGACTTTTCCTTTGGTAATGAAACCCGCCGACAATATGGGCGCAAGAGGAGTGATCAAAGTAAATCATAAGGATGAGATTCCTCATGCATTCCGGCATGCCAAAAAATTCTGCCCGACGGGGGAATTGATTTTGGAAGAATACATGGAAGGTCCCGAATTATCCGTAGATGCTCTTGCTTTTCAAGGCCAGATTCGAATGACCGGGATTGCGGATCGTATCATTGAAAGAGAACCTTTTTTTATTGAAATAGGGCATAATATGCCCTCCGCCTTATCCAAAGAAACGATCCTGGAAGTGGAAAAGGTGATGTCTGGAGGAATGCGCGCTCTGGGAATTCATTTGGGCGCGGGTAAAGGCGATATCAAAGTCACAAAAAAAGGCGTAATGATCGGAGAGATTGCAGCTCGACTTTCCGGCGGGTTTATGTCCGCTTTCACCTATCCATTGTCAACCGGTGTCAATTTGAACCGGGCGGCATTACTCATTGCGCTTGGTGAAACTCCCGACAATCTGGAACCGGTTTTGACCCGTGTTTCCATCGAAAGATCCTTATTATCAAAGCCCGGCAAACTCATTCAAATCTCAGGATTGGAAGAAACAAAAAAAATCGACGGAGTCAATGAAGTTTTTTTGCAATCCAAACCGGGGGATGTAATCAAAGAGCCTACGAATAACATTGATAAGTCGGGACACGTAATCATTACTGCTGATTCTCTGTCGGAAGCTGAGCTTATTTTTGAAAAAGTCAAAAAGACGATTCTTTTTGAAGTAGATGAACTTTTTTCCATTAGCGAAAAGGAAATCAATGATTCCGCCAGACAAAGATTCGGAAAAGACATTTGTTGGGTTTGTAAAGTCTGTGACGGAGTCAATTGTGCATCCGGCATTCCCGGAATGGGCGGAGTCGGACGAATGGAGACGTTCCAGGACAATTATACCGCATTACAAGAGTTTCAAATTGTTCCCAGATACATTCGCGATCATGTGATTCCGTCCATCTCCACAGATTTTTTAGGACTTCCACTAAAGATGCCTATTATGTCCGCACCTATGACCGGGGTAGGGACTAATATGAATTTTGTTATGACGGATGCGGACTATGCACAAGCTGTCGTAAAATCATTTGCACAAAACGGTTCCATTGCTTGGCTTGGAGACGGTGCCAGTCCTGAAAAATATAAAATCATGATCGATGCCATAACAAAATCGAATGGCAAAGGAATATTGATTTGTAAACCGAGAGCGGATGAAGGTTTACTGATGGAACGATTGCTTGAAGCGGAAGCAGCGGGTGTGTTTGCAGTAGGTATGGACATTGACGCCGTTAATTTCAGAACAATGACATCCAAAAATCTTTCTAGTATTTCCAGATCTATGGAATCTCTTTCCAAAATCAGAGAAAAAATCAAAATACCTTTTGTACTGAAAGGCATTATGAGTTTAGAAGATGCTAAATTAGCAATAGATGGAAATTTTTCCGCAATCGTAGTATCCAATCACGGCGGTAGAGTTTTAGATGGTATGCCAGGGACTGCAAGAGTACTTCCTAAAATCGCAGAATATGCAAAAGGAAGAATTCCGATTCTTGCGGACGGTGGCATTCGAAGTGGAATGGATGTGTTTAAAATGTTAGCACTTGGTGCGGATTCGGTACTTGTGGGAAGGCCTGTTGCTATTTCTCTTGTGGGTGGTGATGAAGCGGGAATTCGTTTTTTACTCAACAAATATTCGGAAGAATTAACTCAAAGCATGAGTGTTAGCGGTGCATCCGATCTATCGCAAATCGCAAAAACAATGTTACTTCATAAGATGAATGGTTGA
- the mnmA gene encoding tRNA 2-thiouridine(34) synthase MnmA, translating to MSTKEKIIVAMSGGVDSAVAAGLLIEQGYDVIGVNLRTWEYEAPACDVTKKSCCSPEDIRDARDVGLSLNIPFYVIKMEKVFGERVIQRFIDDYKDGRTPNPCVECNTFVKFGALFEKAKALGISKIATGHYARTVEINGRYAIRNAVDMKKNQAYYLYGLSQENISSTIFPLGEMDKSEVREIAKRMGLPVAEKPESQEICFIPENDYRSFLKKQGVDFTPGFFRLVSGEIIGKHTGKENFTIGQRKGLGVSWKNPLYVISIEDDGTVVVGEDEETFCESFVLEDITYQGIHPMEVGETAEMRVQIRYRHTPVHCKVTSLGDSWKVEFIEKVKSVTPGQSATFYPLDDNYLLGGGIIRKGSIQLQRGQLAVSGSGQT from the coding sequence GTGAGCACAAAAGAAAAGATCATAGTTGCAATGAGTGGGGGAGTCGACAGCGCAGTTGCCGCGGGTTTGCTCATAGAACAAGGTTATGATGTAATCGGTGTTAATTTACGCACTTGGGAATACGAAGCCCCGGCCTGCGATGTTACAAAAAAATCCTGCTGTTCTCCCGAAGATATCCGGGATGCAAGAGATGTGGGACTTTCTCTCAATATTCCTTTTTACGTGATCAAGATGGAAAAGGTTTTCGGAGAAAGGGTAATCCAAAGATTCATAGATGATTATAAAGACGGCCGCACTCCCAATCCGTGCGTGGAGTGCAATACATTCGTAAAGTTCGGCGCTTTATTTGAAAAAGCGAAGGCGCTTGGGATTTCCAAAATCGCTACAGGACATTATGCACGGACCGTTGAGATAAACGGCCGTTATGCCATTCGCAATGCCGTGGACATGAAAAAAAATCAAGCGTACTATTTGTACGGTTTGTCTCAAGAAAATATCAGCTCTACTATATTCCCTTTGGGAGAAATGGATAAGTCCGAAGTCCGCGAAATTGCGAAACGTATGGGACTCCCCGTTGCGGAAAAACCGGAATCCCAAGAAATTTGTTTTATTCCTGAAAACGATTATAGAAGTTTTTTAAAAAAGCAAGGCGTTGATTTTACCCCCGGTTTTTTCCGTTTGGTTTCCGGTGAGATCATTGGCAAACACACTGGCAAAGAAAATTTTACAATCGGCCAAAGAAAAGGTCTGGGCGTGTCTTGGAAAAACCCTCTCTATGTGATCTCCATCGAAGACGACGGAACAGTAGTGGTCGGGGAAGATGAAGAAACCTTTTGCGAGTCTTTCGTTTTGGAAGATATCACTTACCAAGGGATCCACCCCATGGAAGTCGGAGAAACGGCCGAAATGAGAGTTCAAATCAGATATCGCCATACTCCTGTTCATTGTAAAGTGACCAGTCTCGGTGACTCTTGGAAAGTGGAGTTTATCGAAAAGGTAAAAAGTGTTACGCCGGGTCAATCCGCCACATTTTATCCGTTAGATGATAATTATCTTTTGGGCGGCGGAATCATCCGAAAAGGAAGCATTCAACTGCAAAGAGGGCAACTCGCCGTATCCGGTTCGGGGCAAACATAA
- a CDS encoding sensor domain-containing diguanylate cyclase: protein MSLKENTDIVFEHYEKKIYDQKQLLEISRALNSTLDYKYLIDAILNICLAQLQTLHAAMYLEPEIDLGLFRLEPQSTKGFELTEADHNYEIKIDTPLIHYFEEKPKAITMDQILLVESLKDSKDLNYLRELGAEIIVPLNAKGKVNGLLVLGEKMTTEEFLEDEKEFMTTLANLAGIAVDNARLYELATVDMMTGLKIHHYFQTKLKEEMERCRKKGTKLALLFTDVDKFKVFNDTYGHQAGDVVLIEVARQLINAGQRHHIPARYGGEEFCLVMPGATEEEAFAKGEEIRKSVEAMVVKNPNDGTDLKVTLSVGVSTFRSTDRNNKDLIERADKALYQAKHSGRNRTICFKE from the coding sequence TTGTCACTAAAAGAAAATACAGACATAGTATTCGAACATTACGAAAAAAAAATCTACGATCAAAAACAGCTCCTTGAGATTTCCCGCGCTCTCAACTCTACGCTTGATTACAAGTATCTGATTGATGCGATCTTAAATATTTGCCTAGCTCAATTGCAGACTTTACATGCCGCCATGTACCTGGAGCCGGAGATAGATTTAGGTCTTTTCCGGTTGGAGCCTCAATCCACGAAAGGATTCGAGTTAACGGAAGCTGATCATAATTACGAAATCAAAATCGATACTCCTCTCATTCATTATTTCGAAGAAAAACCGAAAGCGATCACGATGGATCAAATCCTTTTGGTTGAGTCCCTAAAAGATTCCAAAGACCTTAACTACTTACGTGAGTTAGGTGCCGAGATCATCGTTCCTTTGAATGCAAAAGGAAAGGTGAACGGCCTCCTCGTTCTCGGGGAAAAGATGACTACGGAAGAGTTTTTGGAAGATGAAAAGGAATTCATGACCACACTTGCCAATTTGGCCGGGATTGCAGTAGATAACGCTCGTTTGTATGAGCTTGCTACCGTGGATATGATGACGGGTTTGAAAATCCATCATTACTTCCAAACCAAACTGAAAGAAGAAATGGAACGTTGCCGCAAAAAAGGAACCAAGCTCGCACTTCTTTTTACGGACGTGGACAAGTTCAAAGTATTCAATGATACTTACGGTCACCAAGCTGGCGACGTCGTTTTGATTGAAGTGGCAAGGCAACTTATCAATGCTGGCCAACGTCATCACATTCCCGCGAGATACGGCGGAGAAGAATTTTGTTTGGTTATGCCTGGAGCTACGGAAGAAGAAGCATTTGCTAAGGGTGAGGAGATTCGCAAGAGTGTGGAAGCAATGGTTGTAAAGAACCCGAACGATGGCACAGATTTGAAAGTGACTTTGTCCGTAGGAGTTTCCACTTTCCGATCTACAGACCGGAATAATAAAGATCTGATCGAACGTGCGGATAAGGCACTCTACCAAGCGAAACATTCCGGTAGAAACAGAACAATTTGCTTTAAGGAATAA
- a CDS encoding PilZ domain-containing protein produces MDKEITDIEGVLKVITALFGKLPVSIQYEGKDIPVKIIALKNKALIINTPLIFPNKDRNLSVVHNGSKFIAQFLLAGGDGHGIEILTPRKISIVAATRETTRVEVAPASGSNASLKAINIINVIDVSKAIGFDDKKVDAVLLAYRTKLLKAYPQSSIYFAGRMDNRLRLMHHYEKSIFIMDRKDKSSANPQYFPFDEYLRIFESSKIDDKYISEICIPIRYKGYVHLGYVQVLSENSLTMEAYQQVEIFANAVARDVISTGVFQESREVCQVMDLSSGGISFLHSPSRSFSRSMTMNGTILFDIVFNQESKGTFRGIIKNIRNQETNFRVGCQFYNLNQKDIDALDAFLSIGKPTEEAAPPEQVSEQNASEEGEETDTSEDQVSEETNNAEDNAGETDSSDDPFAGEPLPE; encoded by the coding sequence ATGGATAAAGAAATAACCGACATTGAGGGTGTTCTAAAAGTAATTACCGCGCTTTTCGGCAAACTACCCGTATCCATTCAATACGAAGGGAAGGATATTCCGGTCAAGATCATCGCTTTAAAAAACAAAGCTCTTATCATAAACACTCCTCTTATTTTTCCAAATAAGGATCGCAATTTATCAGTTGTTCATAACGGAAGCAAGTTTATCGCACAGTTTTTGTTAGCTGGTGGCGACGGACACGGAATCGAAATACTTACACCTAGAAAAATATCGATCGTAGCCGCTACAAGGGAGACCACCAGGGTTGAAGTTGCTCCTGCAAGCGGAAGCAATGCCAGCTTAAAGGCGATCAATATCATCAATGTGATCGATGTTTCCAAAGCGATCGGATTTGATGATAAAAAAGTGGACGCAGTGTTACTTGCTTATCGAACGAAATTACTGAAAGCATATCCTCAATCTTCCATCTACTTTGCGGGAAGAATGGACAACAGACTTCGATTGATGCATCATTATGAAAAATCCATATTTATCATGGATAGAAAGGATAAAAGTTCGGCAAATCCTCAATATTTCCCTTTCGACGAATACTTAAGAATTTTTGAATCTTCCAAAATTGATGATAAGTATATTTCCGAGATTTGTATTCCCATCCGGTACAAAGGTTATGTTCATCTCGGTTATGTGCAGGTCTTAAGTGAAAACAGCCTGACGATGGAAGCCTATCAGCAAGTGGAAATTTTTGCAAATGCAGTAGCGAGAGATGTGATTAGCACGGGAGTCTTCCAGGAGTCCAGAGAAGTCTGCCAAGTTATGGATTTAAGTTCCGGTGGTATCAGTTTTCTTCATTCTCCGTCCAGATCATTTAGCAGAAGTATGACGATGAACGGAACGATCCTGTTTGATATAGTTTTTAATCAGGAATCCAAAGGAACATTCAGGGGTATCATTAAGAATATTCGCAACCAGGAAACCAATTTTAGGGTAGGTTGTCAGTTTTATAACCTAAACCAAAAAGATATAGATGCACTTGATGCATTCTTAAGCATCGGCAAACCTACCGAGGAGGCGGCTCCTCCCGAGCAGGTATCCGAACAGAATGCTTCCGAAGAAGGGGAAGAGACGGATACTTCGGAAGATCAAGTTTCGGAAGAAACAAACAATGCGGAAGATAATGCGGGTGAAACAGATAGTTCGGATGATCCTTTTGCCGGTGAACCGTTGCCCGAATAG
- the proC gene encoding pyrroline-5-carboxylate reductase — translation MEQTNRHNVGVVGLGKMGGAIALGIHASGKGFVYGYDPFTKTKIPGIEYKSGIPSLEEMADIIILAVKPNDIASVVKEFKKPKTFLSIAAGISVATIQNNAPKGSKVSRLMPNLPLVVGRGAVGFFGEPGLDSLVVDLFSSLGTVVRLDKESLLDAVTGLSGSGPAYVMTFLHSLAEGGLKAGLSYSQSLDLALETIAGSVEYFRKLSESDPSLHPMEVRNWVTSPGGTTIYGLDALERGGFTTAVRDAVTEATKRSKELGGKE, via the coding sequence ATGGAACAGACAAACAGGCATAATGTGGGAGTGGTGGGACTCGGAAAAATGGGCGGGGCGATCGCTCTCGGAATCCATGCCTCTGGAAAAGGATTCGTTTACGGTTATGATCCTTTCACCAAAACAAAGATCCCCGGTATCGAATACAAATCCGGAATTCCTTCCTTGGAAGAAATGGCAGATATCATCATACTTGCAGTCAAACCGAACGATATCGCCTCCGTGGTGAAAGAATTTAAAAAACCGAAAACATTTTTGTCGATTGCTGCTGGAATTTCCGTGGCCACCATTCAAAATAACGCACCCAAAGGTTCTAAGGTTTCCAGGCTTATGCCCAATCTACCTTTGGTGGTGGGCCGGGGGGCAGTCGGATTTTTCGGAGAACCCGGTCTTGATTCTTTGGTTGTAGATCTTTTTTCTTCTCTTGGAACGGTTGTTAGACTGGACAAGGAATCCTTACTGGATGCCGTAACAGGTCTTTCCGGATCGGGACCGGCTTATGTGATGACTTTTCTTCATTCACTGGCGGAAGGGGGATTGAAAGCAGGCCTTTCCTATTCGCAAAGTCTGGATCTTGCTTTGGAGACGATTGCAGGGAGTGTGGAGTACTTTCGTAAGCTAAGTGAATCGGACCCCAGTCTCCATCCGATGGAAGTGCGGAATTGGGTCACTTCTCCGGGGGGAACTACGATTTACGGTTTGGATGCTTTGGAAAGAGGTGGGTTTACCACAGCCGTCCGTGATGCGGTCACGGAGGCAACTAAGAGAAGCAAAGAACTGGGTGGAAAGGAATAA
- a CDS encoding 3-deoxy-D-manno-octulosonic acid transferase yields MAYFFYNLILILLYLPFRIIVFLFPKGRMLLNKRKNSLTELLNSEEDARKKTVWLHASSVGELDQARALAAEIKKQNPSLFIIQSVYSDSVTDKQRIDPNFDRSFILPLDFPFAYDSVFKKFKPEKLIILAWDTWPNLLKTAYKYDCKSYLACASLSSGSGRKKGFVHSLTKASFQYLEGIYPSHPIMVDEFKTLASGHKIETLGDTRFESVLNRIESGTPPERFQTFLKKYKTEIESRKPILLGSTYSQCESYFLDFISHWSEENHPLPTFWIFPHKWEENRMKSFRSKLESITTVKTFSELTDKNSEYPKIVLVDELGILAFAYQFAKFAYVGGAFHHRVHNTIEPAAFGLTLVTGPKISNAPEAIVMQKLGGLAVCNDKKEYIDAFEKLILNPNLAKELGAKNRNFVLENKGASEKIYSRVFSNDPN; encoded by the coding sequence ATGGCATATTTTTTCTATAACCTGATTCTCATTCTGCTTTACCTCCCCTTTCGGATCATTGTTTTTCTTTTTCCCAAAGGAAGAATGTTATTAAACAAAAGAAAAAATAGTTTAACGGAACTTTTAAATTCGGAAGAGGACGCACGTAAAAAAACAGTTTGGTTGCACGCTTCCAGCGTGGGGGAACTCGATCAGGCCCGTGCACTTGCAGCGGAAATCAAAAAACAAAATCCTTCTCTCTTTATCATCCAATCGGTTTATTCGGATAGCGTTACCGACAAACAAAGGATCGATCCTAACTTCGATCGTAGTTTTATCTTGCCTTTGGATTTTCCATTCGCTTACGATTCCGTATTCAAAAAATTTAAACCGGAAAAGCTCATCATCCTGGCTTGGGACACTTGGCCTAATTTATTAAAGACGGCATACAAATACGATTGTAAGTCTTATTTGGCATGCGCTTCTTTGTCTTCCGGTTCGGGAAGAAAAAAAGGATTCGTTCATTCTTTAACAAAAGCTAGTTTCCAATATCTGGAAGGGATTTATCCTTCCCATCCCATCATGGTGGACGAGTTCAAAACATTGGCCTCAGGCCATAAGATAGAAACATTGGGTGATACACGTTTCGAATCGGTCTTGAACCGGATCGAGTCCGGAACTCCTCCGGAAAGATTTCAAACTTTTTTGAAAAAATACAAAACGGAAATAGAAAGCCGGAAACCGATCTTACTCGGTTCCACTTATTCCCAATGCGAATCCTATTTTTTGGATTTTATTTCCCATTGGTCCGAAGAGAATCATCCTTTGCCCACATTTTGGATCTTTCCGCACAAATGGGAAGAGAATCGAATGAAATCATTCCGATCGAAATTGGAATCGATTACGACTGTAAAAACCTTTTCAGAGCTTACTGATAAGAATTCGGAATACCCTAAGATCGTGCTTGTGGATGAATTGGGGATTTTGGCATTTGCTTATCAATTTGCCAAGTTTGCTTATGTGGGAGGCGCTTTCCATCATAGGGTGCATAATACGATCGAACCTGCAGCATTCGGGCTCACTCTAGTCACCGGACCGAAAATTTCAAACGCACCGGAAGCCATCGTTATGCAAAAGCTAGGTGGTCTTGCAGTTTGCAACGATAAGAAAGAATATATAGACGCTTTTGAAAAGCTGATTTTAAACCCGAATCTCGCCAAAGAATTGGGGGCAAAAAATAGAAACTTTGTGCTGGAAAACAAAGGGGCTTCGGAAAAAATCTACAGTAGAGTTTTTTCGAATGACCCTAATTAA
- a CDS encoding YggS family pyridoxal phosphate-dependent enzyme, protein MSFYGESYKNLISSLQSQYPKKSFQILAVSKTKPYEVIRKAYLGGIRVFGENYIPEAIEKFTRLREEFPEANEEVQLHHIGPVQSGTLRKLFGHFQFTHGVGSFSTLNELLKRALKEKKTIRYFIQCNLTKESSKNGMDTEELISRKKEMLNFQNEYCIWEGMMGMGPSDGESEGTKLAFRKLNDLRNEYFPDKKLSMGMSGDYDLALQYGSDYLRIGSKIFGDRVYGTDKQA, encoded by the coding sequence TTGTCTTTCTACGGAGAATCTTACAAAAACCTCATTTCCTCTCTTCAATCCCAATACCCGAAGAAATCATTTCAAATCCTGGCTGTTTCCAAAACAAAACCTTATGAAGTAATCAGAAAAGCCTATCTCGGCGGAATCCGCGTATTCGGAGAAAATTACATTCCCGAGGCGATTGAAAAATTCACAAGGCTGAGAGAAGAGTTTCCCGAGGCAAATGAAGAGGTACAATTGCATCATATAGGACCTGTGCAATCCGGTACTTTACGCAAGTTATTTGGCCATTTCCAATTCACTCACGGAGTGGGATCTTTCTCCACTTTGAACGAATTATTGAAACGGGCTTTGAAAGAGAAAAAAACAATCCGATACTTTATACAGTGCAATCTTACGAAGGAATCTTCCAAAAACGGGATGGATACGGAAGAGTTGATCTCTCGTAAGAAAGAGATGTTAAACTTTCAAAATGAATATTGCATTTGGGAAGGAATGATGGGGATGGGACCGTCCGACGGCGAATCGGAGGGAACTAAACTGGCTTTTCGGAAATTGAATGATTTGAGAAATGAATACTTCCCCGATAAAAAATTATCAATGGGGATGAGTGGGGATTACGATCTCGCACTTCAGTACGGATCCGATTATTTGCGGATCGGTTCAAAAATATTTGGGGATAGGGTTTATGGAACAGACAAACAGGCATAA
- a CDS encoding flagellar filament outer layer protein FlaA: MFLFIKKVNIFFLLLIFFCLDLSGAPRPWDRDEEGRVLRLQKALENEKNYVLFLAEDFEGERPWSIYRSDSFLNHTEFSANLPDSSAFPQEKEILKNNGYPNVQTQNSFLVHSYVENPKRDHWTIRPEEQLLLPLGLPIQAIIWVYSEGHHMALDLVVTQKKSKEIYLPLGILNFFGWRRLEVPINLPKENARLIQSFSLPMSVKAFRLTSQPTQKTGAFHLYFDQLCFLMDKSTFVYPGSEVQDTWGNKR, translated from the coding sequence ATGTTTTTATTTATAAAAAAAGTTAATATATTTTTTCTACTTCTTATCTTTTTTTGCCTGGACCTGAGTGGCGCACCCAGACCTTGGGACAGAGATGAAGAAGGTAGAGTTTTACGACTGCAAAAAGCACTCGAAAATGAAAAAAACTATGTCTTATTCCTTGCGGAAGACTTCGAAGGAGAAAGGCCTTGGAGTATTTACAGATCCGATTCTTTTTTAAATCACACCGAGTTCAGCGCAAATCTTCCCGACTCCTCCGCATTTCCCCAAGAAAAGGAAATTTTGAAAAACAACGGTTATCCGAATGTACAAACCCAAAATTCTTTTTTGGTTCATAGTTATGTGGAGAATCCGAAAAGAGACCATTGGACGATCAGACCCGAAGAACAATTGTTACTTCCTCTAGGACTTCCCATTCAAGCGATCATTTGGGTTTATTCGGAAGGCCATCATATGGCATTGGATCTGGTAGTGACTCAGAAAAAATCAAAAGAGATTTACCTGCCTTTGGGAATTTTGAATTTTTTCGGTTGGAGAAGACTGGAAGTTCCCATCAATCTCCCGAAGGAAAATGCAAGACTCATCCAATCTTTTTCCTTACCTATGTCAGTAAAAGCATTTCGGCTAACATCTCAACCGACTCAGAAAACCGGTGCCTTTCATTTGTATTTCGATCAATTGTGTTTTTTAATGGATAAGTCCACTTTTGTTTACCCCGGATCTGAAGTGCAAGATACTTGGGGAAACAAACGTTAA